The sequence below is a genomic window from Lysobacter capsici.
CGGCACCTGCAATGCGTCGAACACGGCGTTGTAGAAGCGTCGACTCGCCTCGATGTCGCGCACCACCAGCTGGATGTGGTCGATCAGACGGCCGCGATACAGTTCCTGCGTTTGCATGCTGAACTCCTGTCGGAAGGCGCCCGCCATGCTACGCCGGCACGCTGGCGGGCCGGTCGAGACGGCGTGATGCATCGTCGATTCGCGCGCTGCGTGCCGCGACGATTCAGGCTTAACAATCGACCCAGCACAATGCAGCTCCGCAATCGGGATAGCCCATGGTCAACTCCCTGGCTGGAAAAAAACTGCTGATCGTCGAGGACGAAGAGCTGCTCGCGATGGCGGTCGAAGACGGCGTGCTGTATGCGGGCGCCGCCTCGGTCGAAATCGCCGGCACCGTCAATCAGGCCCTCGACTTGCTGTCAGGGCATTCCTTCGACCTGGCGATCGTCGACGTCAGCCTCAAAGGCCAACACTCCTGGCCGGTGGCCGAAGAATTGCGGCGCCGCAACGTGCCCTATCTGACCGTGACCGGCTACGGCGACATGCTCGATCACGAACTCGTCACCAAGCTGCTCACCAAGCCTTATTCGATCGACGGCTTGCTCGAGGCGCTGGCCGATCTGCAGACGCATGCGCCGACGAGTCCCACTCCCGCCAACCCGGGTCCTCAACGATGAACGCTGACGCTGGCGACACCCAATCGCGCATCTCCACCGGCAACTCGGGGCTCGACGACATCCTCGGCGGCGGCCTCGATGCCAACCGCATGTATCTGTACGAGGGGCGGCCGGGCACGGGCAAGACCACGCTGGCTATCGAGTTCCTGCTCGAAGGCGCGCGCAATGGCGAAAAGACCCTGTACATCACGCTGTCGGAAACCGAGCGCGAGCTCGCCCTGGTGGCGGCGCGGCATGGCTGGAGCCTGGACCAGATCGATGTGTTCGAACTGGTGCCACCGGAAACCACGCTCGATCCGGGCCGCGAAATCACCGTGCTGCATCCGGTCGAGGTCGAACTGGGCGAAACCACCAAGCTGATCCTGGACCGCGTGGCCGCGCTCAATCCCAGCCGGGTGGTGATCGACAGCCTGTCGGAGCTGCGGCTGCTCGCGCAAAGCTCGCTGCGCTATCGGCGGCAGGTGCTCGCGCTCAAGCATTTCTTCGCCAGCCGGCGCTGCACCGTGGTGCTGCTGGACGACATGACCTCGCAGCAGAACGACCTGCAGCTGCACTCGATTTCCCACGGCGTCGTGCTGCTGGAGCAACTGGCCATCGAGTACGGCGCCGAACGCCGGCGGGTGCGCGTGGTGAAGATGCGCGGCATCAGCTTTCGCGGCGGTTTTCACGACCTCACCATTCGCAAGGGCGGCCTGGAAATCTACCCGCGGCTCGTCGCCGCCGAACACCATGCCAGCTTCACCGGCGACTTCACCCCGAGCGGCAACGCCGAACTGGACAAGCTGCTCGGCGGCGGTCTCGAACGCGGCACCAACGCGCTGCTGATCGGCGCGGCCGGCGTGGGCAAGTCGTCGATGGCGCTGACCTATGCCATCGCCGCGGCCGAACGCGGCGAGAAAAGCGTGTTCTTCGCCTTCGACGAGGGCCGCGGCACGGTCGAAGCGCGCGCCAGGACGCTGGGGCTCAAGTTCGGGCCGGCGCTGGAATCGGGCATGATCCGCTTCCAGCAGATCGACCCGGCGGAGATGTCGCCGGGCGAGTTCGCGTCGATCGTGCGCAAGAGCGTGCAGCACGACGGCGCGCGGCTGGTGATCATCGACAGCCTCAACGGCTACTTGAACGCCATGCCCGACGGCCGCTTCCTCATCTTGCAGATGCACGAGCTGTTGAGTTTCCTGTCGCAGCAAGGCGTGTTGACCATCCTGGTGCTGGCCCAGCACGGCCTGGTCGGCCCGATGGAAACGCCGCTGGACATCAGCTACCTCAGCGATGCGGTGCTGATGCTGCGCTATTTCGAATTCGGCGGCACGGTGCGCCGCGCGCTGTCGGTGGTCAAGAAGCGCAGCGGCGATCACGAACACACCATCCGCGAATTCCGCCTGACCCAAAACGGCATTTCGCTGGGGCCGCCGCTGCGGCAGTTCAGCGGAATCTTCTCCGGCACGCCCTCCTACACCGGCACCAGCGAACCCTTGCTGGGCGATGGAGAAGGCGGAGGCGTGGAACACTGAGGCGATAATGCACCAGCGCGTACTGGTGTTCGCCCCGATCGGGCGCGACGCCCCCGCCACCATCGACCTGCTCGCCCGCGCGGGAATTTCCGCGACGCCTTGCCGCGATTACCGGCAATTGCTGGACGACATGCAGGCGGGCATCGACGCGGCGTTCGTGGCCGAAGAAGGCCTGTTCGGCCAGGATCTGGAACTGCTCGCGCAATGGGTGGCCCGCCAGCCCGCATGGTCGGACCTGCCGTTCGTCGTGCTCACCAGCCGCCATGACGAGCCGCGGGTCACCCGCTGGCGGCAGGAACTGGTGCGCAGCCTGCGCAACGTCGCGCTGCTCGAGCGCCCGGTCCAGCCGATCACCTTGATCAGCGTGATGCAGGCGGCGTTGCGCGCGCGGCTGCGCCAGCACGAGGTGCGTTCGCTGTTGAGCGCGCGCGAACAGGCCGCGGCGGAACTGGAATCGCTGGTCGCGCAACGCACCGAGCAATTGCAGCAGGTGAACTCGCAACTGCGCACCGAGATGGCCGAACGCGCGCGCATCGAGGAGAGCCTGCGCCACGCGCAGAAACTCGAAGCGCTGGGCCAGCTCACCGGCGGCGTGGCTCACGATTTCAACAATCTGCTGATGGTCGTCACCGCCGGCCTGGACATGATGGAGCGCAATCAGGACCCGGCGCGGCGCACGCGCATGCTGCAGGGCATGCGCCAGGCCGCGCAGCGCGGCGCCAGCCTCACCCGGCAGTTGCTGGCGTTCTCGCGCAGTCACGCCTTGCGTCCGGAAACCGTGGACCTCGCGCGGCATCTGCAGGACATGCAGGAGTTGCTCGATCGCAGCCTGGGCGGCGACGTGCAGGTGGATGTCCGGCTCAAGCCGGACCTGTGGTCGGTGCAGGTCGATCCGGGCGAACTCGAACTGGTGCTGCTCAATCTCGCCGTCAATGCCCGCGACGCGATGGCGCGCGGCGGCGTGATCACCATCGAAGGCGAGAACCTGCCGGATTGGAATGGCCCGCATGGACACGGCGATTTCGTCAGCCTGTGCGTGCGCGACAACGGCGCCGGCATGTCCGATGAAGTCAAATCGCACGTGTTCGAACCGTTCTTCACCACCAAGGATGTCGGCAAGGGCTCCGGCCTCGGCCTCGCGCAGGTGTACGGGTTCGCGCAGCAGTCCGGCGGCACGACCGGCCTCCAGTCCGAGCTGGGCGTGGGCACCGCCATCACCCTCTACCTGCCTCGATCGGCGCATGAGCCGATCCATGTCGCCGCGATCAGTCCCACCATCGCGGATGCGCCGCCGTTATCCCACGGCAGCGTGCTGATGGTGGAGGACGATGTCGAAGTCGCGGCCCTGGTGCGCGACATGCTCGGCGATATCGGCTACGACGTGATCCACGTGTCCAACCCGGACGCGGCGCTCGGCGCGCTCGCCAACGCCCGGCATCTGGACCTGGTGTTCTCCGACATCATGATGCCCGGCGGCAAGAGCGGCATCGATCTTGCGCGCGAGCTGCGCCAGCGCAGGCCGGATCTTCCGGTCCTGCTCACCAGCGGCTACACCGAACGCAACCGCGACGAGGCGGTGGCCATGGGCATCCAGGTGCTGCCCAAGCCGTATGGCCTGGAGGATCTTCGCCTCGCCATCGCGGCCGTTCTGGAAGTTTCTCACTGACGTTGGGGGGCGGCGGCTGTTGGCGCGATGCGAGCCCTCACTCCGGCCCTCTCCCGTCAAACGGGAGAGGGAGGAGCTCGGCGAATTACGCCCCGATTTGCAGATGCCAGCCGCTCCCTTCTCCCGCTCGCGGGAGAAGGTGCCCGAAGGGCGGATGAGGGCGCGCGCCCTCACCCCTACCCTCTCCCGTCAAACGGGAGGGAGCCATCAGCTGTAGAACTTGCCGAGCACCACGTTCACTTCGGTCGCGCCGTTGAGCTGCACGGTCGGGCTTTGTTCGCACACATCGTCGTAAGGAAAGCCGTAGGCCAGGCCATTGCGGTTGGCCTCGTGCATCAGCGCCGCCCAGGCGTTCCAGGTGCCGCCGACCGGGTAGTAGGTTCCGGCGGCGCTGCGTCCGATGCCGTCGTCGAACAGATAACCCGGCACGCCGCGGGTAAATGCCGCGGCGATGTTCTTGCCGACGTTCAACTGCGCGGCGCCGCCGGTGGCCAGGGCGTTGTCGCATTGCCATACATCGAGCGAACCCACCTGCACCGTCGACGGCGCCGCACCGGTCAGGGCGAACGCCAGCGCCGGCGCGGCGGCCTTCCATTCGGCCAGGGTCGGGTACTGGCCCTGGTAGAAGTTCAACACGCCGGTGCCCGGATCGACCACGCCGGTGTAGTAACCGGTCGCGACGTCCTTGACCACCAGCGGCGTGGTTTTCCAGTTGCCGTACCAGGTCGAGAGGGTCGCGTTGAAATAGTCGGTCAGCGCGCCGCTGTAGGTCGGCAGCGCGGTCAAGGTCTTGGGCGATTGCGCGCGCAGCGTGACGACGTTGGCTGGATACGCCGCGGCCGCGGCGGGGTTCGCGGCGATCAAGGTCGGCGCGCCGATGAACGGGCCGGGCAGGTTCTGCACTTGATTGAGCAACGTCTCGCGCGCGATGCCGAGCACGCCTTGCAGGCTGCCGCCGGGCGCGCCGTCCAGGCTCAGGCCGAAGCCGAACTGATCGACCTGGGTGGTGTTGCCGTTGAAGTTGCCTTGGCTGTCGTAGGAAAACTCGACCCAGTCGAACAGGCATTGGCTGCCGGGCCCCGGATACGGCACCGGCGCGGCGTAACCCGCGGCCTGCGGCGTGAACGGCAGTCGCGGCACCCCGACCGAAACATAGATGCGCCCGCTGAACGCGCTGGTGCCGGTGCCGAGCCCGGGCACCGTGCTGGTGTTGATCTTCGACAGGTCCAGTTGCGTCGCCGGCGCGGTGCGCGACAGCGGGATCGAGTAGTCCGCCCACACGGTCGGATAGTTCGACGCCAGCGCCGCGACCGCGGCGGCGTCGAGCGCACCCGA
It includes:
- a CDS encoding beta-1,3-glucanase family protein; this translates as MTAVPLTLDATQTDLAADVAVYAYIVGLVAGVYYRLDASGVPHAMSQADNTQAAGSFPGSGALDAAAVAALASNYPTVWADYSIPLSRTAPATQLDLSKINTSTVPGLGTGTSAFSGRIYVSVGVPRLPFTPQAAGYAAPVPYPGPGSQCLFDWVEFSYDSQGNFNGNTTQVDQFGFGLSLDGAPGGSLQGVLGIARETLLNQVQNLPGPFIGAPTLIAANPAAAAAYPANVVTLRAQSPKTLTALPTYSGALTDYFNATLSTWYGNWKTTPLVVKDVATGYYTGVVDPGTGVLNFYQGQYPTLAEWKAAAPALAFALTGAAPSTVQVGSLDVWQCDNALATGGAAQLNVGKNIAAAFTRGVPGYLFDDGIGRSAAGTYYPVGGTWNAWAALMHEANRNGLAYGFPYDDVCEQSPTVQLNGATEVNVVLGKFYS
- a CDS encoding ATPase domain-containing protein, which produces MNADAGDTQSRISTGNSGLDDILGGGLDANRMYLYEGRPGTGKTTLAIEFLLEGARNGEKTLYITLSETERELALVAARHGWSLDQIDVFELVPPETTLDPGREITVLHPVEVELGETTKLILDRVAALNPSRVVIDSLSELRLLAQSSLRYRRQVLALKHFFASRRCTVVLLDDMTSQQNDLQLHSISHGVVLLEQLAIEYGAERRRVRVVKMRGISFRGGFHDLTIRKGGLEIYPRLVAAEHHASFTGDFTPSGNAELDKLLGGGLERGTNALLIGAAGVGKSSMALTYAIAAAERGEKSVFFAFDEGRGTVEARARTLGLKFGPALESGMIRFQQIDPAEMSPGEFASIVRKSVQHDGARLVIIDSLNGYLNAMPDGRFLILQMHELLSFLSQQGVLTILVLAQHGLVGPMETPLDISYLSDAVLMLRYFEFGGTVRRALSVVKKRSGDHEHTIREFRLTQNGISLGPPLRQFSGIFSGTPSYTGTSEPLLGDGEGGGVEH
- a CDS encoding ATP-binding protein, translated to MHQRVLVFAPIGRDAPATIDLLARAGISATPCRDYRQLLDDMQAGIDAAFVAEEGLFGQDLELLAQWVARQPAWSDLPFVVLTSRHDEPRVTRWRQELVRSLRNVALLERPVQPITLISVMQAALRARLRQHEVRSLLSAREQAAAELESLVAQRTEQLQQVNSQLRTEMAERARIEESLRHAQKLEALGQLTGGVAHDFNNLLMVVTAGLDMMERNQDPARRTRMLQGMRQAAQRGASLTRQLLAFSRSHALRPETVDLARHLQDMQELLDRSLGGDVQVDVRLKPDLWSVQVDPGELELVLLNLAVNARDAMARGGVITIEGENLPDWNGPHGHGDFVSLCVRDNGAGMSDEVKSHVFEPFFTTKDVGKGSGLGLAQVYGFAQQSGGTTGLQSELGVGTAITLYLPRSAHEPIHVAAISPTIADAPPLSHGSVLMVEDDVEVAALVRDMLGDIGYDVIHVSNPDAALGALANARHLDLVFSDIMMPGGKSGIDLARELRQRRPDLPVLLTSGYTERNRDEAVAMGIQVLPKPYGLEDLRLAIAAVLEVSH
- a CDS encoding response regulator, translating into MVNSLAGKKLLIVEDEELLAMAVEDGVLYAGAASVEIAGTVNQALDLLSGHSFDLAIVDVSLKGQHSWPVAEELRRRNVPYLTVTGYGDMLDHELVTKLLTKPYSIDGLLEALADLQTHAPTSPTPANPGPQR